AACTACTGCAGTATGTTCTACTCCGTCATGGTCTTCAAATGTATGTCGGTTAACTTTTACGCCAAAAAACTCTATCTCTTGTACTTTTGTTTCTTTGACAAGTCTTTCGTTTGCCAAGCGGTACTCGACTATATCTGATATAAATACGGTTTTTAAACCATGTTTTTCTCCAAAAATATCAAGATCATCTCGTCTTGCCATAGTACCGTCTTCTTTGATAATCTCACAAATTACTCCCGCTTCTTGTAAACCTGCTAAACGACAAATATCTACACTTCCCTCCGTATGCCCGGTACGAACAAGTGTACCACCGTCTTTAGCTATAAGAGGGAAAATATGTCCGGGTTTTACTAACTCATCCGCATGAGAAATAGGATTTGCCAAAATCTTGATTGTATCGTCACGCTCAGCTGCAGATATACCTGTTGAAGCGGTTTTTGCATCTACTGAAACCGTAAAAGCAGTTTCATAAGATGAAGAATTAGAACTAACCATAGGGTTCAGCTCTAACCTATCTGCCGTAGTTTTGTTTAAAGCTACACAGATAAGACCTCTAGCTTCTTTAGCCATAAAATTAACGTGTTCAGGGGTAGAAAATGCGGCTGCATAAACTAAATCACCCTCGTTTTCCCTGTCTTCATCATCACACATGATGATCATTTTACCTTTTTTAATCTCTTCTATAGCTTCTAAAACTCTCTGGGTCGGTGTCATAAATATTCCTAATTAAATTTGATTTTATTATATAAGAAAGTAGATTAAAAAGAGTTCAAACTAGAAAATAGATTTTTTTTTAAATTTGTCAAAAATACCCTTGACATTGAAATACTTTTTGTCTATAATTTCGGCTCACAAACACACAGTGGGTGTGAACGCACCGCGGAATAGAGCAGTTCGGTAGCTCGTCGGGCTCATAACCCGAAGGTCACAGGTTCAAATCCTGTTTCCGCAACCAATTAATTATTAAAATAACATATCTTGGGGTATCGCCAAGCGGTAAGGCCTCGGTTTTTGGTACCGATATTCGGGGGTTCGAATCCCTCTACCCCATCCACACCCTTTAAAAACCCACAAAATAGGCACTTTCAAGCAATTGACTTAATAACTGTCAGTTGATTTTATAGGACTTTTACTGACAATTTGACTGACAATATCAGTAGAATTTTTATTCAGACTTTCCTGTTATAAGTTCTTTGTATTTTTCATTTTCAATATACTCTTTTGCTACATCATAATAGGTATTGATATAATTACGTAAGTAAGCTGTTTTTTCATGATATCCATCAACTTCATTAATAATTTCTTTATCGAAATAACCTTTTTTTTTCATATCATATACATAAAGCATATCAGATAGTTTTTTTTGTGGACTTTCACCTTTCATTACTGGCAAACAAGTTAAGTCATCGCCTTTTTCTAACTCCTTTCCAAGAAGCTCAAAAGGAGTTTTCGGATTTATGTGTTCTTTAACTTTTGTTATGTACTCTACTATTTCATCAAGAGGTAATGAAAAATTAATTGGAAGTATTGGTTGATTTTGGTCATTTACTTGTCTTTTAAAGTTTGGAATAATATTATTAATATCAATCTTATACTCATTATTCAGTACGAATATAGACTGGTATTTAATAAACTCTTTATATGTTATTTGTTCATATCTCATACCTATTCCATCTTCTGCATTCTCATCGTTTAAAACTCGCACACATTCTTCTTTATGTGAATTTGTTATTGTTTCGCCACCCATAGCTTTTTCTGCACACGGAAATTTTCTATGGTATCCTTCTGGGTAAATTAAATAATCATTGATTAATTCATCTTCAATCATTGTTTGTAAATCCATAAGAGTTGTACTTTCAAGTTCAGTACACATATCTATATAATCGTCTATAAATTTTTTATAATCTTCTTTTATTAACTTTTCATAATTAGCTTGTTTTTGTTCGTAAAGTTTTTCATATTTAGGGTATTCTTCATCAATTTCTTTCTCATCTTCATACCCATATGCAAAAGCAAACAGTTTTTTGGACATATGCATCTTAAAAAAATATTTATCATCCTTCAACATTGTTGATATTTTTTCATATCTAGATAATAATTTTTTTACTTTATTATTTCTAATAGCCATTTCATAAGCTATACAAGGTGTCAATTCATATTTTTCAAAACTATCAATTTCAGTGTATTTTTCATCACATCTTGATATAAACATTCCTTTAACTTTCGGTAATCGAAACCTTGTAGACCAAAAACTTCCAAACTCTATTTTATCATCATTCGAGAATGTTTCATACTGTTGTTTTAGTCTCTGAATTTTTACTCCAAAAACATACTTAAGTTCTTCAAGAAACTCTTCTGTAGAACATTCCTTAAAAAATCTTTTATAAAGAAATTTTTCTCTCTTATTTCCTACTGTTTTTGAAAATGCCATTTTGATTTCATTGAAAGTATATTGCTCTTTAACAGGAATATTTCTATTAAATATTTTGAGCATTTTATCTGTAGTAGTCTGTTCCTTCATGTTTTACTTTCTTTGTTAAATAAAATCAATTGCTAAAGACTCAAATTCTCTAATACTACAACCATACATTGTAAATATAAATGCCTCATATTCCGCACAAGTTTCTTTCTTTAAAATAACATCTTTAATCTCTTCAATCTTATCATCGACTTGCTTCATGGTAAGGCTTCCATGACTTCCTCTAAAAACTGATTCATACATCAAAATAAATAATACTCCATCTTGATATTCTTTGTTTAGAGCATTTAATATTAGTTCGATTTGTTCGTTGATTTGCTCTACTGAATCGCTAAAAATTTCTTTGTAATGATGTTGCTTTAATCCTCTGAAGTTTGCTTCATCATAGTTGCTAAGCTGTGATCGTACACAAAACTCTTGATATATAAGTGCTAGTATTGCAATTCTAGACCTAACTACCATCCCTTCATCATCAGTTCTATATATAGTTAGTCCTGCACTCTCAAGAGCACTCCACATCATTTTAGCCCATATCTTATCTTCACCATCTATCCAAAAGCTAAAATAGTGATCTACAATTATTCTTACTTCTTTCCAAGTTAATAATTTAGAATCCATTCATATACCTATTTTTGATTATACTTCTTAAAATTCTCAGCCTGTTCAAATATCTCTTTAAACACTTCATCTTTTGTAATTGGTGGATATCCATGTTTAGCAAGCAGCATGATCAGGTCGACTTTTAATTCAGCCTTGATATCGTCCCTTACATTCCAGTCAGTGTATTTGGTTTTATCATCCACAACTTGCTTGACTTCTTTCGCAAGAGCTATTAATTTATCTTCTGGATAATCAAAGTCATATTTATGAGCTATCTCTTTTAAAATATCGTAGAACGCTTTTTCTTCGAAGTTTATCCCCATATCTCCAAATGATTCTTTCTCTTTTTTCAGTTCATGATACAGATCAATAATCTCATCAGTGAAGTCCTCAATGACTCCACTGACAAGTACATCTTCTTCTTTTCTTTCATTGTATTTCTCTACGAGTGCTGTAAACTTTTTACTAAAGTCTATAGCTTTTACTTTATTTACCTTTTTAAAATCTTCAAGTGCTTTAGCTAATAGCTGTTGAAGCAGTTTTATCTTTGTATTTGGAAGTTTGATTTTATCTATCTTGTTGATGTAATCTTCATCAAAAATATCTATCTGTGCTTCATCTTCTGAACCTAGTTTAAAGATCTCTTCAACACCATCACTTTTAAGAGCTTCAGCTATCATCTGAGATACTTTAGCGTTCATCTGTGCAGTATCAGGTGCATCACCTTTTGTAAGCTTGATAACAATAGAACGAACAGCTAAGTAAAAGTGTATGTAGTCTTTCTCTTTTTGCGTAAACTCTTCACTTCCACAAGCGATATCATAAGCAGCTTTTAACCTCTTTACGAGGTACATAAATCTAGTTTCTAACTCTTTTGTTAGTTGTACATATTCACTAGCATTGTTTAAGCACTCTAACTGTTCTGTAGGGCTACCACTAAAATATGGAGAACTATCAAACCTATGAAACAGTTTTGCAAGTAAATCCAGCTGATCCCTTACAACCACTATTGAAGCATTGATATCTTCAAAGTTCTTGCTATCAATACTAGAGAACTGTTTAAGAGCTTTATTCATAGCTGTTTTTATACCTATATAATCAACTACAAGCCCTTTATTTTTTCCTGCAAACTTTCTATTTACCCTTGAAATAGTTTGGATAAGGTTATGCTCTTGTATAGGCTTATCGATGTAGATAGTATCTAAGAACGGTACATCAAATCCTGTAAGCCACATATCAACTACTATAGCTATTTTAAAGTTTGATTTTTCATTTTTAAACTGTGTATCAAGTGTTTTTCTATACTCTTTTGTTCCTAGCATATCCCACAACTCTTTTTCATCATCTTTATTTCGAGTCATAATCATCTTGAGCTTTTCAAGTGGAAGTATCTCTTTTTTCTCTTTATCACTTAGTTCCACACCATCATCACAAACTCTTTGTTCATTCCACTCTGGTCTTAGTGTCACAAGCTCTTTAAAGAGTGCATAGGCTATCGGTCTACTGCTTGAGACAAACATAGCTTTACCTTTAAGCGTAGCACCTTCTTCTACTCTTTTTTCATAGTGTTCTACAAAGTCTTTGGCTATAGCTTTTATTCTATCTGGATCACCAAGAATGGTACTCATATTTGAGATAGCTTTTTTACTATCTTCTATTTGGTATTCACTAGCTCCTGCTTCTGCACACTCATCGTAGTACTTTTCAATATCTTGAAGTTTTGAGTTATCGAGTAGAACCTTGGCAGCACGACCTTCATACACAACTCTAACTGTGATCTCATCCCTTACAGACTCAGTCATTGTATAGCTGTCTACCACACCACCAAATACATCAAGTGTAGCGTCTATAGGTGTACCTGTAAAACCTACATAAGTAGCATTTGGAAGTGAGTCATGCAGATACTTTGCAAAACCATAAGTCTTTTTAACTCCCTTGTCAGTCACTTTTACTTTTTGATCTAAGTTTATCTGACTTCTATGTGCTTCATCAGATATACAGATGATGTTTGTTCTCTCACTAAGTAGTTCTATATCTTCTGTAAACTTATGTATGGTCGTTAGAAACACCCCACCACTCTCACGACCTTTTAATCTTTGTCGTAAATCTTCACGACTCTCCACACTAACAATCCCATCATCCCCTACAAAACCTTTTGCATTACCAAATTGTCTACTTAGCTGATCATCCAAATCTGTTCTATCTGTGATGAGTATAATTGTAGGACTAGAGAAATGAACACTTTTCATAAGCAGTCTTGTAAGATAAAGCATAGTAAAACTTTTACCGCACCCTGTAGCACCAAAATATGTACCACCTTTACCATCGCCATGTGGTTTTTGGTGTTGTTTTATATTTTCATAGAGTTTTCTAGCTGCATAGTACTGAGGATAACGACAAACTATCTTTTCCTCTTTTTTAGACTTGTCAGGTATGTAGATAAAATTGTGGATGATGTCTATAAGTCTCTCTTTGTTAAACATCCCTTGGATCATAGAGTGCATTGATGCTATACCATCTACATCTTCTTCATTGCCAGTTATCTTTCTCCAAGAGTAAAAGAACTCATAAGGTGCAAAAAATGAACCTGCTTTATTGTTCACTCCATCACTTATGACACAAAACGCATTGTATTTGAAAAGCTCAGGAATATCTCTTCTGTACCTAGTTGTGAGCTGTACAAAAGCATCATGTATAGTAGCTTCTTCTCGTATGGCACTTTTAAACTCAAATACCACCAATGGCATACCGTTTATATACAATATGCCATCAGGTATTCTTTTTTCATAAGCAACTATCTCAAGCTGATTTACTATCTTAAAAGTGTTCTTGTCTATAGTTTCATAATCTATAAACTGAATATGAATATCTTTTTTACTTGCATCTTCACGTTTAAAGATAAAACCATCAGAAACTAGCTTCATAATCGATTTATTTGTATCGTATAAGTCACTTGAAGGATAAGACTCTAACTTACGGATGATTTGAGTTATTTCACTCTCAGTTATGTTATCAGATTTATACCTATCAGCAAGATACTTCTGTAAATCATCTTTTAAAAGAACTTCACCCTCATCT
The genomic region above belongs to Sulfurimonas lithotrophica and contains:
- a CDS encoding bifunctional 3,4-dihydroxy-2-butanone 4-phosphate synthase/GTP cyclohydrolase II, which translates into the protein MTPTQRVLEAIEEIKKGKMIIMCDDEDRENEGDLVYAAAFSTPEHVNFMAKEARGLICVALNKTTADRLELNPMVSSNSSSYETAFTVSVDAKTASTGISAAERDDTIKILANPISHADELVKPGHIFPLIAKDGGTLVRTGHTEGSVDICRLAGLQEAGVICEIIKEDGTMARRDDLDIFGEKHGLKTVFISDIVEYRLANERLVKETKVQEIEFFGVKVNRHTFEDHDGVEHTAVVFYKAGEIANVRVHNVIPDIELLLNQSKYKNLVNSIEYLKQNSGVLVFINKTNHQDNAHMKEIGTGAQILKSLGVSKMNLLSSAAKTDIVGLGGFGLEVSETITI
- a CDS encoding type I restriction endonuclease subunit R, producing the protein MSKFTEEKLELAFIELLEEQGISYQHGKEIERDEGEVLLKDDLQKYLADRYKSDNITESEITQIIRKLESYPSSDLYDTNKSIMKLVSDGFIFKREDASKKDIHIQFIDYETIDKNTFKIVNQLEIVAYEKRIPDGILYINGMPLVVFEFKSAIREEATIHDAFVQLTTRYRRDIPELFKYNAFCVISDGVNNKAGSFFAPYEFFYSWRKITGNEEDVDGIASMHSMIQGMFNKERLIDIIHNFIYIPDKSKKEEKIVCRYPQYYAARKLYENIKQHQKPHGDGKGGTYFGATGCGKSFTMLYLTRLLMKSVHFSSPTIILITDRTDLDDQLSRQFGNAKGFVGDDGIVSVESREDLRQRLKGRESGGVFLTTIHKFTEDIELLSERTNIICISDEAHRSQINLDQKVKVTDKGVKKTYGFAKYLHDSLPNATYVGFTGTPIDATLDVFGGVVDSYTMTESVRDEITVRVVYEGRAAKVLLDNSKLQDIEKYYDECAEAGASEYQIEDSKKAISNMSTILGDPDRIKAIAKDFVEHYEKRVEEGATLKGKAMFVSSSRPIAYALFKELVTLRPEWNEQRVCDDGVELSDKEKKEILPLEKLKMIMTRNKDDEKELWDMLGTKEYRKTLDTQFKNEKSNFKIAIVVDMWLTGFDVPFLDTIYIDKPIQEHNLIQTISRVNRKFAGKNKGLVVDYIGIKTAMNKALKQFSSIDSKNFEDINASIVVVRDQLDLLAKLFHRFDSSPYFSGSPTEQLECLNNASEYVQLTKELETRFMYLVKRLKAAYDIACGSEEFTQKEKDYIHFYLAVRSIVIKLTKGDAPDTAQMNAKVSQMIAEALKSDGVEEIFKLGSEDEAQIDIFDEDYINKIDKIKLPNTKIKLLQQLLAKALEDFKKVNKVKAIDFSKKFTALVEKYNERKEEDVLVSGVIEDFTDEIIDLYHELKKEKESFGDMGINFEEKAFYDILKEIAHKYDFDYPEDKLIALAKEVKQVVDDKTKYTDWNVRDDIKAELKVDLIMLLAKHGYPPITKDEVFKEIFEQAENFKKYNQK